A region of Micropterus dolomieu isolate WLL.071019.BEF.003 ecotype Adirondacks linkage group LG01, ASM2129224v1, whole genome shotgun sequence DNA encodes the following proteins:
- the LOC123980882 gene encoding formin-like protein 7 → MDEQVNPLERHHSLSVILPGGLEKKATVHGSKPVMDLLVILCANYHLNPSDYTVEVLSPNKNNISFKPNSPIGSLEAETIVLKPKGMEEKIRRPYMPEPSVRLLINYNKSHKAVVRVNPSVPLEMLLPVVCDKCEFKVETTILLRDPQSKELLDLTKTLNEHGLREVFAKDTAAQESIDHQQQPKTPEAAVTPTEVISPPPLQGLSKKKTQKENRGFLSLFRRSKKKPEMEGATSAPVSPGLKKQMGVGMNSQGVSSSNTLPADMPKKRRAPQPPMGASQSFPNHLGTCHLRGPQGSSEMRSTKRRAPPPPCANTLQTDTEVKGTVDSLNTVEELRESDESDSVILSLSSSSSPHPSHPRSSSSSRPSFAYLHEVADPYLPSFRGKDLSDARCALAKVLTSSVSKGTLAKHLKNSATFPKFYKGSSFMSMTPVCSDNGVFCVELETPKLPSEPEWEDPVQRKRMTTFKIVPSKKQKSHDPELPLDVSDQITVEDNPESGASPEVGKNLTEAEEDPCSPDRSETETPLQSPKPSPPPPLDLDSRDGPASPPPPLDLDSRDGPASPPPPLDLDSRDGPASPPPPLDLDSRDGPASPPPPLDLDSRDGPASPPPPLDLDSRDGPASPPPPLDLDSRDGPASPPPPLDLDSRDGPASPPPPLDLDSRDGPASPPPPLDLDSRDGPASPPPPLDLDSRDGPASPPPPLDLDSRDGPASPPPPLDLDSRDGPASPPPPLDLDSRDGPASPPPPLDLDSRDGPASPPPSLDLDSRDGPASPPPPMDLDNQDCPGSPLSEGVEKQKEEEEPEATSEVILTAPSYCSDGELPSDGQINSEDRSECRQSPGGQSVRTDTDHCSSYTADKEVEEEWVQEEVEDGFPPPPSPVFFNEDIEVLEEGRKDTTASSQPQSPTSNGQTIVFSEDHQNDQSAAGQKPLDKMCAAPSRFAQAVALAVQRSHLQRHGKGLVPQAPSGPHSTLPSPPRSTYQYGA, encoded by the exons ATGGATGAGCAGGTTAATCCGTTGGAGAGACACCACTCTCTGTCCGTGATTCTGCCAGGGGGGCTGGAGAAGAAAGCCACAGTGCATGGAAG TAAACCAGTGATGGACTTACTTGTGATCCTTTGTGCAAATTATCATCTGAATCCGTCAGACTACACTGTTGAGGTCCTTTCCCCTAACAAGAACAACATCAGCTTCAAACCAAACTCTCCTATTGGCTCACTCGAAGCGGAGACAATTGTGCTGAAACCTAAAGGAATGGAGGAAAAGATCAGGAGGCCGTACATGccagag CCATCTGTGCGTCTGTTGATCAACTACAATAAGTCCCATAAGGCCGTGGTGAGAGTGAATCCCAGCGTGCCACTTGAGATGCTGCTGCCAGTGGTGTGTGACAAGTGCGAGTTTAAAGTAGAGACAACCATCTTACTAAGAGACCCTCAGTCTAAAGAGCTGCTGGACCTGACCAAGACCTTAAATGAGCACGGACTGAGGGAAGTGTTTGCGAAAGACACAGCTGCTCAGGAGAGTATTGACCATCAACAGCAACCCAAGACACCCGAAGCAG CTGTCACGCCAACAGAGGTCATCTCACCACCTCCACTACAAg GCCTGTCAAAGAAGAAGACACAGAAGGAGAACAGGGGTTTTCTCAGCTTATTCAGAAGAAGCAAGAAAAAACCTGAAATG GAAGGGGCAACGAGTGCCCCAGTGTCTCCTGGCCTCAAAAAGCAAATGGGAGTTGGTATGAATTCGCAGGGTGTTTCCTCCTCTAACACCCTGCCAGCAGATATGCCTAAAAAGAGACGCGCCCCTCAGCCGCCCATGGGTGCATCGCAGAGCTTCCCCAACCACCTCGGCACCTGTCATCTAAGAGGACCACAG GGGTCTTCAGAAATGAGGAGTACCAAGAGGAGGGCCCCACCCCCTCCCTGTGCAAACaccctgcagacagacacagaggttAAAG GGACTGTAGACTCCCTGAACACtgtggaggagctgagagaaaGTGACGAGTCAGACTCTGTAATCCTGTCACTATCCTCGTCTTCATCACCACATCCATCACATCCACGGTCGTCGTCCTCCTCACGCCCATCATTTGCTTACCTCCATGAAGTGGCTGATCCATATCTGCCTTCGTTTCGAGGGAAAGACTTATCTGATGCCCGCTGTGCTCTCGCCAAAGTCCTGACCTCCTCTGTTTCCAAAGGGACACTGGCCAAGCATTTGAAGAATTCTGCCACCTTCCCGAAATTCTACAAAGGCTCCTCCTTCATGTCCATGACTCCGGTGTGTTCAGATAATGGGGTTTTCTGTGTGGAACTTGAAACACCCAAGCTTCCCTCTGAGCCTGAGTGGGAGGATCCCGTACAGAGGAAGAGAATGACCACGTTCAAAATAGTTccctcaaaaaaacaaaagtcccATGATCCAGAGCTCCCCCTGGATGTTTCAGATCAGATAACAGTAGAAGATAACCCTGAGAGTGGAGCGTCTCCTGAGGTCGGGAAAAATCTTACTGAGGCTGAGGAGGATCCATGTTCTCCTGACAGATCAGAGACTGAAACACCTTTGCAGAGTCCAAAaccttctcctccacctcctcttgaCTTAGACAGTCGGGATGGTCCagcttctcctccacctcctcttgaCTTAGACAGTCGGGATGGTCCagcttctcctccacctcctcttgaCTTAGACAGTCGGGATGGTCCagcttctcctccacctcctcttgaCTTAGACAGTCGGGATGGTCCagcttctcct CCACCTCCTCTTGACTTAGACAGTCGGGATGGTCCagcttctcctccacctcctcttgaCTTAGACAGTCGGGATGGTCCagcttctcctccacctcctcttgaCTTAGACAGTCGGGATGGTCCagcttctcctccacctcctcttgaCTTAGACAGTCGGGATGGTCCagcttctcctccacctcctcttgaCTTAGACAGTCGGGATGGTCCagcttctcctccacctcctcttgaCTTAGACAGTCGGGATGGTCCagcttctcctccacctcctcttgaCTTAGACAGTCGGGATGGTCCagcttctcctccacctcctcttgaCTTAGACAGTCGGGATGGTCCagcttctcctccacctcctcttgaCTTAGACAGTCGGGATGGTCCagcttctcctccacctcctcttgaCTTAGACAGTCGGGATGGTCCagcttctcctccacctcctcttgaCTTAGACAGTCGGGATGGTCCAgcttctcctccaccttctcTTGACTTAGACAGCCGGGATGGTCCagcttctcctccacctccgATGGATTTAGATAATCAGGATTGTCCAGGCTCACCTCTTTCTGAGGGTGTTGAGAAacagaaggaagaggaagaaccTGAAGCCACATCTGAGGTGATACTAACGGCGCCGTCATACTGCAGCGATGGAGAACTTCCCAGTGATGGTCAAATCAACTCAGAGGATCGGAGTGAATGTCGTCAAAGCCCCGGTGGACAGTCTGTGAGGACAGACACAGACCACTGTAGTTCATACACTGCTGACAAGGAAGTTGAGGAGGAATGGGTACAAGAAGAAGTAGAGGATggtttccctcctcctccttcacctgTCTTCTTTAATGAAGACATAGAAGTTCTggaggagggaagaaaagaTACCACTGCTTCCTCTCAGCCGCAAAGTCCTACATCTAATGGACAAACTATTGTATTCAGTGAGGACCATCAAAATGACCAGTCAGCAGCTGGACAAAAACCTCTGGACAAGATGTGTGCAGCCCCATCCAGATTTGCACAAGCAGTAGCGTTGGCCGTGCAGAGGTCCCACCTCCAGAGACATGGGAAAGGTTTAGTCCCTCAGGCCCCCAGTGGTCCACACAGTACACTTCCCTCACCACCAAGGTCCACATACCAGTATG GTGCCTGA